Proteins found in one Pseudomonas mosselii genomic segment:
- a CDS encoding MFS transporter has translation MRNIWKPFQSLYFAALMMLIGSGLLSTYLALRLAADHVDSLWIGALMAANYFGLAVGGKVGHRLIGRVGHIRAYATCAGIVGAAVLGHGLTSWLPAWVGLRMIVGLGMMCQYMVIESWLNEQADAKHRGAVFSGYMIASYLGLVLGQLILVVHPQLGPELLMLVAMCFALCLVPVAMTRRIHPAPLRPAPMEPKFFIKRVPQSLSTVLGSGLIVGSFYGLAPLYASSQGLTTEQIGLFMGSCIFAGLLVQWPLGWLSDRYDRAVLIRGVAIGLALASAPLAILPGVPLALLFGIGFVISLLQFCLYPLAVAFSNDHVESERRVSLTAMLLVTYGVGACIGPLAAGVLMKLLGAQMLYAFFVFFALVLVWRIRPKAVTGLHQVQDAPLGHVAMPAAGSPLSAALDPRVDEQTVQEVMQAPVAAEDTEEEAGMERESETSKSATR, from the coding sequence ATGCGAAATATCTGGAAGCCGTTTCAGTCGTTGTACTTCGCCGCCCTGATGATGCTGATCGGTTCGGGTCTGCTCAGTACCTACCTGGCCCTGCGTCTGGCCGCCGACCATGTCGACAGCCTGTGGATCGGTGCGCTGATGGCGGCCAACTACTTCGGCCTGGCGGTAGGCGGCAAGGTCGGGCACCGGCTGATTGGCCGGGTCGGGCATATCCGCGCCTACGCCACCTGTGCCGGCATTGTCGGCGCGGCGGTGCTCGGGCACGGGCTGACCAGCTGGCTGCCGGCCTGGGTCGGGCTGCGCATGATCGTCGGCCTGGGGATGATGTGCCAGTACATGGTCATCGAGAGCTGGCTCAACGAGCAGGCCGATGCCAAGCATCGCGGCGCGGTGTTCAGCGGCTACATGATCGCTTCCTATTTGGGGCTGGTGCTTGGCCAGTTGATCCTGGTGGTGCATCCGCAGCTTGGGCCTGAGTTGCTGATGCTCGTGGCGATGTGCTTTGCCCTGTGCCTGGTGCCCGTGGCCATGACCCGACGTATCCACCCCGCGCCATTGCGGCCGGCGCCGATGGAGCCGAAGTTTTTCATCAAGCGTGTGCCCCAGTCGCTGTCCACGGTACTTGGCTCGGGTCTGATCGTCGGTTCGTTCTATGGCTTGGCGCCGTTGTATGCGTCCAGCCAGGGGCTTACCACCGAGCAGATCGGCCTGTTCATGGGCAGTTGTATTTTCGCCGGCCTGCTCGTGCAGTGGCCGTTGGGCTGGTTGTCCGACCGCTATGATCGCGCCGTGCTGATACGTGGCGTGGCGATCGGCCTGGCCCTGGCCTCGGCGCCGCTGGCGATCCTGCCAGGCGTGCCGTTGGCGCTGTTGTTCGGCATCGGTTTCGTCATATCGCTGCTGCAGTTCTGCCTGTATCCGCTGGCGGTGGCGTTCTCCAACGACCATGTGGAAAGCGAGCGGCGGGTCTCGTTGACCGCCATGCTGCTGGTCACTTATGGCGTGGGCGCCTGCATCGGGCCGCTGGCGGCCGGGGTGCTGATGAAGCTGCTGGGCGCGCAGATGCTGTATGCCTTCTTCGTATTCTTCGCCCTGGTACTGGTCTGGCGTATCCGGCCCAAGGCAGTCACCGGGCTGCACCAGGTCCAGGATGCGCCGCTTGGGCACGTGGCCATGCCGGCGGCCGGCTCGCCCTTGTCGGCAGCCCTTGACCCTCGGGTCGATGAGCAGACCGTGCAGGAGGTTATGCAGGCGCCGGTGGCGGCGGAAGATACCGAAGAGGAGGCCGGCATGGAGCGGGAAAGCGAGACGAGCAAATCAGCTACTCGCTGA
- a CDS encoding glutamine synthetase family protein has product MTAEGFLEGRRLQMARGVLLQCIMGGYPAAKYYGSDDGDLALVAAPSQIHRLPWSDEPRALAICDAVELDGTPSGLSSRGQLKAVIARYAERGLAPVVATELEFFVFAANSDPTLPFQPPLGKDGRREMGHSAFSVSSNNGLRPFFNEVYRCMAALGLPRDTFMHEMGVSQFEINLLHGDPLLLADQTFLFKHLLKEVALKHGLTVVCMAKPLAHTPGSSMHIHQSLVDSASGRNVFSDEQGRATDTFHHFIGGLQACLADFTLLFAPNVNSYQRLCHPYASPNNACWSEDNRAAGLRIPASSPAARRVENRLPGADANPYLAIAASLAAGLHGIERQIAPTPAIQGEFEVPEHLSLPCTLHAALERLKRSNLARELFGREFIEGYIATKTLELSDFFDEITPWERRVLAAQA; this is encoded by the coding sequence ATGACCGCAGAGGGTTTCCTCGAAGGCCGCCGCCTGCAGATGGCCCGTGGGGTCCTGCTGCAGTGCATCATGGGCGGTTACCCGGCGGCCAAATACTATGGCAGCGACGACGGCGATCTGGCGCTGGTGGCGGCGCCTTCGCAGATCCACCGTCTGCCCTGGAGCGACGAGCCTCGGGCCCTGGCGATCTGCGACGCGGTGGAACTCGATGGCACGCCCTCGGGGCTGTCCAGTCGTGGCCAGCTCAAGGCGGTGATTGCCCGCTATGCCGAGCGCGGGCTGGCGCCGGTGGTGGCGACAGAGCTTGAGTTTTTCGTGTTTGCCGCCAACAGCGACCCGACCCTGCCGTTCCAGCCGCCGCTGGGCAAGGACGGGCGTCGGGAAATGGGGCACTCGGCCTTCAGCGTCAGCTCCAACAACGGTCTGCGTCCGTTCTTCAACGAGGTGTACCGCTGCATGGCGGCGTTGGGCCTGCCGCGTGACACCTTCATGCACGAGATGGGCGTAAGCCAGTTCGAGATCAACCTGCTGCACGGTGACCCGTTGCTGCTGGCCGACCAGACCTTCCTGTTCAAGCACCTGCTCAAGGAGGTCGCGCTCAAGCACGGCCTGACCGTGGTGTGCATGGCCAAACCACTGGCGCACACGCCCGGTAGCTCGATGCATATCCACCAGAGCCTGGTCGACAGCGCCAGCGGGCGCAATGTATTTAGCGACGAGCAGGGCAGGGCGACCGACACCTTCCACCATTTCATCGGTGGCCTGCAGGCTTGCCTGGCTGACTTCACCCTGCTGTTCGCGCCTAACGTCAATTCCTACCAGCGGCTGTGCCACCCCTATGCGTCGCCGAACAACGCCTGCTGGTCCGAGGACAATCGCGCCGCGGGCCTGCGCATCCCGGCCAGCTCACCTGCGGCCCGGCGGGTGGAGAACCGCCTGCCGGGCGCCGACGCCAACCCCTACCTGGCCATCGCCGCGAGCCTTGCCGCCGGCCTGCATGGCATCGAGCGCCAGATCGCGCCAACGCCGGCGATCCAGGGCGAGTTCGAGGTGCCCGAGCACCTGAGCCTGCCCTGTACGCTGCACGCCGCGCTGGAACGCCTCAAGCGCAGCAACCTGGCGCGGGAACTGTTCGGCAGGGAGTTCATCGAAGGCTACATCGCCACCAAGACCCTGGAGCTGAGCGATTTCTTCGATGAGATCACGCCCTGGGAGCGCCGCGTGCTGGCCGCGCAAGCCTGA
- the flgE gene encoding flagellar hook protein FlgE, with protein MSFNIGLSGLYAANKALNVTGNNIANVATTGFKSSRAEFGDQYSQSIRGTAGGKTQVGSGVKTMAVSQMFNPGNINGTGQALDMAIDGNGFFALNDNGSRIYTRSGAFYSDKEGYVVNANGANLQGYPVDENGKVIQGSLTNLKIDTSNLSPKPTGRISETVNLNSSDAAPTVAPFDPTNVKSYNYTFNTPVYDSQGNEHQMNQYFVKDAGTNSWTMYTTIDGRNPADPTLSTPLVNKLPFTSAGKLDTAAMAAGPVAGGLTVAADKTFQLANWVPAEKNAAGAWVGNGATARTGGVTLDMLATTQYNAASATTAKDQDGYATGELAGLTVDQSGNLFANFTNGQNKVIGQVVIANFANLQGLTPVGATAWKESYASGVPIIGEPDTGTLGRIAGSSLEDSNVDLTGELVSLIKAQSNYQANAKTISTESTIMQTIIQMT; from the coding sequence ATGTCTTTCAATATCGGCCTTAGCGGTCTCTACGCGGCGAACAAGGCTCTGAACGTTACCGGCAACAACATTGCCAACGTCGCCACCACCGGTTTCAAATCGTCGCGCGCCGAGTTCGGCGACCAGTATTCGCAGTCCATCCGTGGCACCGCCGGCGGCAAGACCCAGGTGGGCAGCGGCGTGAAGACCATGGCGGTCTCGCAGATGTTCAACCCGGGCAACATCAATGGCACCGGCCAGGCGCTGGACATGGCCATCGACGGCAACGGCTTCTTTGCCCTGAATGACAACGGCTCGCGGATTTACACCCGCTCCGGCGCCTTCTACAGCGACAAGGAAGGCTACGTGGTCAACGCCAACGGCGCCAACCTGCAGGGTTATCCGGTGGATGAAAACGGCAAGGTCATCCAGGGGTCGCTGACCAACCTGAAGATCGATACCTCGAACCTGTCGCCGAAGCCGACGGGTCGCATTTCCGAAACGGTCAACCTGAACTCCAGCGACGCAGCGCCGACAGTTGCGCCGTTCGATCCGACCAATGTCAAAAGCTACAACTACACCTTCAATACCCCGGTCTACGACAGCCAGGGCAACGAACACCAGATGAACCAGTATTTCGTCAAGGATGCCGGTACCAACTCCTGGACCATGTACACCACCATCGATGGTCGCAATCCGGCCGACCCCACCTTGTCCACTCCGCTGGTCAACAAGCTGCCGTTCACCTCGGCAGGCAAGCTGGATACCGCCGCAATGGCTGCCGGGCCGGTCGCAGGTGGCTTGACCGTCGCTGCCGACAAGACCTTCCAGCTGGCCAACTGGGTGCCGGCCGAGAAGAACGCCGCAGGCGCCTGGGTAGGCAATGGTGCCACCGCACGCACCGGTGGTGTGACCCTGGACATGCTGGCCACCACTCAGTACAACGCGGCCTCGGCCACCACTGCCAAGGACCAGGATGGCTATGCCACCGGTGAGCTCGCCGGCCTGACCGTGGATCAGAGCGGCAACCTGTTCGCCAACTTCACCAACGGCCAGAACAAGGTCATCGGTCAGGTGGTGATCGCCAACTTCGCCAACCTGCAGGGGCTGACCCCGGTCGGCGCCACCGCCTGGAAAGAGTCCTACGCTTCGGGCGTGCCGATCATCGGCGAGCCGGACACCGGTACCCTGGGTCGTATCGCGGGCAGTTCCCTGGAAGACTCCAACGTCGACCTGACCGGCGAGTTGGTCAGCCTGATCAAGGCGCAGAGCAACTACCAGGCCAACGCCAAGACCATTTCCACCGAAAGCACCATCATGCAGACCATCATCCAGATGACCTGA
- a CDS encoding flagella synthesis protein FlgN, with protein sequence MHDTTLLQLIENDIAPTQELLELLQNEAIALHGRDMMALEQILARKQSLIILLEQQGKRRSQLLLELGLSADREGAQALAAQSSNGEAIMSRLDALGELMDACRQVNETNGRIIQVQQQTTANQIRILQGGDSPSLYDSRGGTSPMAKPRALSQV encoded by the coding sequence ATGCACGACACTACCCTGCTGCAACTGATTGAAAACGACATAGCGCCGACGCAGGAACTGCTCGAGCTTCTGCAGAACGAAGCGATAGCCCTGCACGGTCGGGACATGATGGCCCTGGAGCAAATCCTGGCCCGCAAGCAGTCGTTGATCATCTTGCTCGAGCAGCAGGGCAAGCGGCGCAGTCAGCTGCTCCTCGAACTCGGCCTGAGTGCCGACCGCGAGGGGGCCCAGGCACTGGCCGCACAGTCGAGCAATGGCGAGGCCATCATGAGCCGGCTCGATGCACTGGGCGAGCTGATGGATGCCTGCCGGCAGGTCAACGAGACCAATGGCCGGATCATCCAGGTGCAACAACAGACCACGGCGAACCAGATCAGAATCCTTCAGGGTGGCGATTCCCCGTCGCTCTACGACAGCCGTGGCGGCACCTCGCCAATGGCCAAGCCCCGCGCACTCAGCCAAGTGTGA
- a CDS encoding flagellar brake protein has protein sequence MFNESDAPQPPKVLTTPLEITANLRQLLDSHDPLIISFHERSQRFQSYVVHVDRDNGVLALDEMIPRDGEKYIENGESFRVEGFHDGVRIAWESSTPLTITEIDGHRCYRGPLPEEVTYHQRRNAFRAALKLSQLVDITLDGAHLKGNGALRGKLLDISATGCKLRFDGNVEDRLQLGQVYERFKAGNPLGLTDTLVELRHLHFEERINTTFAGVRFHNLNGQAQRKIESFVYQLQREARRFDKDDY, from the coding sequence GTGTTCAATGAATCCGATGCGCCCCAGCCACCAAAGGTGCTCACCACCCCTTTGGAGATCACGGCCAACTTGCGCCAGTTGCTGGATAGCCACGACCCGCTGATCATCAGCTTCCACGAGCGCAGCCAGCGATTCCAGAGCTATGTGGTGCACGTCGACCGGGACAACGGCGTCCTGGCACTGGATGAAATGATCCCCCGCGATGGCGAAAAGTACATCGAGAACGGCGAGTCGTTCCGCGTCGAAGGCTTCCATGACGGCGTGCGCATCGCCTGGGAGTCCAGCACACCACTGACCATCACCGAGATCGACGGCCATCGCTGCTACCGCGGCCCACTGCCTGAGGAAGTGACCTATCACCAGCGTCGCAACGCCTTCCGCGCCGCGCTGAAGCTATCGCAACTGGTCGACATCACCCTCGACGGCGCCCACCTCAAGGGCAACGGCGCCCTGCGCGGCAAACTGCTGGACATCTCCGCCACCGGCTGCAAGCTGCGCTTCGACGGCAACGTCGAGGACCGCCTGCAACTGGGCCAGGTCTACGAGCGCTTCAAGGCCGGCAACCCGCTGGGCCTGACCGACACCCTGGTAGAACTGCGTCACCTGCACTTCGAGGAACGCATCAACACCACCTTCGCCGGGGTGCGCTTCCATAACCTCAACGGTCAGGCTCAGCGCAAGATCGAGAGTTTCGTCTATCAACTGCAGCGCGAGGCACGGCGGTTCGACAAAGACGACTATTGA
- the flgB gene encoding flagellar basal body rod protein FlgB translates to MSISFDKALGIHEKALGFRAQRAEVLANNIANADTPNYKARDMDFSSVLAAEADKQQNGRIALDRTNSRHIEAEGLAMMDDTLQYRTPMQPSIDQNTVDAQIEQSNYTENAVGFQASFTLLNSKFKGLVSALRGE, encoded by the coding sequence ATGAGCATCAGCTTCGACAAAGCGCTCGGCATCCACGAAAAGGCGCTGGGCTTTCGCGCCCAGCGTGCCGAGGTGCTGGCCAACAACATCGCCAACGCCGACACGCCCAACTACAAGGCGCGTGACATGGACTTCTCTTCGGTGCTCGCCGCCGAGGCCGACAAACAGCAGAACGGACGTATCGCCCTGGACCGCACCAACAGCCGTCACATCGAGGCCGAAGGCCTGGCGATGATGGACGACACGTTGCAGTACCGCACCCCGATGCAGCCGTCGATCGACCAGAACACCGTGGACGCGCAGATCGAGCAATCGAACTACACCGAAAACGCCGTTGGCTTCCAGGCCAGCTTCACCCTGCTCAACAGTAAATTCAAAGGGCTGGTATCGGCCCTGCGCGGAGAGTGA
- the flgD gene encoding flagellar hook assembly protein FlgD: MTTTNTDTKVGSGYLDSLQKPASKSNTGQAGSALGKDAFLQLLVTQMKNQNPLDPQDNGEFVAQLAQFSSLEGIQSLKESVDGILTGIGSSQALQATSLVGRSVIVASDKAVVDTTKSFNGQVVVPSNITEGKVSIKDKDGNVVKTIDLGARKAGTADFIWDGKNEKGEAVEPGTYTFSAETKVDGKAKTLATLLPAKVNSVSFQNGSEMMLDLAGIGKVGISKVTTIGI; the protein is encoded by the coding sequence ATGACTACCACCAATACCGATACCAAGGTCGGCAGCGGCTATCTGGATTCGCTGCAGAAGCCTGCCAGCAAGAGCAACACCGGGCAGGCCGGCAGCGCGCTGGGCAAGGATGCGTTCCTGCAGTTGCTGGTGACGCAGATGAAGAACCAGAACCCGCTGGATCCCCAGGACAACGGCGAATTCGTCGCGCAGTTGGCCCAGTTCAGCAGCCTCGAGGGCATCCAGTCGCTGAAGGAGTCGGTCGACGGCATCCTCACCGGCATTGGTTCGTCCCAGGCGCTGCAGGCCACTTCGCTGGTCGGTCGCTCGGTGATCGTGGCGAGCGACAAGGCGGTGGTCGACACCACCAAGAGCTTCAATGGCCAGGTCGTGGTGCCGTCGAACATCACCGAGGGCAAGGTCAGCATCAAGGACAAGGATGGCAACGTGGTCAAGACCATCGACCTGGGGGCGCGCAAGGCCGGTACCGCAGACTTCATCTGGGACGGCAAGAACGAGAAGGGCGAGGCGGTCGAGCCGGGCACCTATACCTTCAGTGCCGAGACCAAGGTCGACGGCAAGGCCAAGACGCTGGCCACGCTGCTGCCGGCCAAGGTCAACAGTGTCAGCTTCCAGAACGGCAGCGAGATGATGCTCGACCTGGCCGGTATCGGCAAAGTCGGCATCTCCAAAGTAACCACCATCGGAATCTAA
- the cheR gene encoding protein-glutamate O-methyltransferase CheR, with amino-acid sequence MSTGNLDFEQFRVFLEKACGILLGENKQYLVSSRLNKLMEQQGIKSLGELVQRIQTQPRSGLREQVVDAMTTNETLWFRDTYPFEVLKSKVIPEFIKNNPGQRLRIWSAACSSGQEPYSISMSIDEFERTNLGQLKMGAQIVATDLSGAMLNNCKTGEYDSLAIARGLSQERLQRYFDPKGPGRWAVKPPIRSRVEFRSYNLLDSYAPLGKFDIVFCRNVLIYFSAQVKKDILMRIHSTLKPGGYLFLGASEALNGLPDHYQMVQCSPGIIYQAK; translated from the coding sequence TTGTCTACGGGTAATTTGGATTTCGAACAGTTCCGGGTCTTCCTGGAGAAAGCCTGTGGCATCCTGCTGGGCGAGAATAAGCAGTACCTGGTCTCCAGCCGTCTCAACAAGCTGATGGAGCAACAGGGCATCAAGTCGCTGGGCGAATTGGTGCAGCGCATCCAGACCCAGCCACGCAGTGGTTTGCGCGAGCAGGTGGTCGATGCCATGACCACCAACGAGACGCTGTGGTTTCGCGACACCTACCCGTTCGAAGTGCTCAAGAGCAAGGTGATCCCGGAGTTCATCAAGAACAATCCGGGCCAGCGGCTGCGCATCTGGTCGGCGGCCTGTTCGTCGGGGCAGGAGCCGTATTCGATCTCGATGTCGATCGACGAGTTCGAGCGCACCAACCTCGGCCAGTTGAAGATGGGCGCGCAGATTGTTGCCACCGACCTGTCCGGCGCCATGCTCAACAACTGCAAGACTGGCGAGTACGACAGTCTGGCCATTGCCCGTGGCCTGTCCCAGGAGCGCCTGCAGCGCTACTTCGACCCCAAGGGGCCGGGGCGCTGGGCGGTCAAGCCGCCGATCCGCAGTCGCGTTGAGTTCCGTTCGTACAACCTGCTCGACAGCTATGCGCCGCTGGGCAAATTCGACATCGTGTTCTGTCGCAACGTGCTGATCTACTTCTCGGCTCAGGTCAAGAAGGACATCCTCATGCGCATTCACAGCACGCTCAAGCCTGGTGGCTACCTGTTCCTTGGCGCGTCCGAGGCGCTCAACGGGTTGCCGGACCACTATCAGATGGTCCAGTGCAGTCCAGGGATCATTTACCAGGCCAAGTAA
- the bkdR gene encoding Bkd operon transcriptional regulator BkdR: MRKLDRTDIGILNSLQENARITNAELARSVNLSPTPCFNRVKAMEELGVIRQQVTLLSPEALGLDVNVFIHVSLEKQVEQSLHRFEEEIAERPEVMECYLMTGDPDYLLRVLLPSIQALERFLDYLTRLPGVANIRSSFALKQVRYKTALPLPANGMTLREQ, translated from the coding sequence ATGCGTAAACTGGATCGAACGGATATCGGCATCCTCAACAGCCTGCAGGAAAATGCCCGCATCACCAACGCCGAGCTTGCGCGCTCGGTCAACCTGTCGCCCACGCCGTGCTTCAACCGGGTCAAGGCCATGGAGGAGTTGGGGGTGATCCGCCAGCAGGTCACGTTGCTATCGCCCGAGGCGCTGGGGCTGGATGTGAATGTGTTCATCCACGTCAGCCTGGAGAAGCAGGTGGAGCAGTCGCTGCACCGTTTCGAGGAGGAGATTGCCGAACGGCCTGAGGTCATGGAGTGCTACCTGATGACCGGGGATCCGGATTACCTGCTGCGGGTGCTGCTGCCGAGCATCCAGGCGCTGGAGCGCTTCCTCGATTACCTCACGCGCTTGCCCGGAGTGGCGAACATTCGCTCCAGCTTTGCGCTGAAGCAGGTGCGCTACAAGACCGCGCTGCCGTTGCCGGCCAATGGCATGACCCTGCGCGAGCAATGA
- the flgA gene encoding flagellar basal body P-ring formation chaperone FlgA, with amino-acid sequence MYTKTTNFRRLTRLLTGSLAALCLLAPGIRTLADSFTLPEQLIGVTQGFLEFTVEDYLATTQTPGRYEIQVNTLDPRLRMPQCSQQLDASLESSTPLGRVTVRVRCDSAAPWTVFVPAQVRLLRDVVVMTRPLKRESVVTEGDVAMRERDVGSLGPGYLTQLDQAVGMKLLRPTVLDQVLTQQHLEQAEVVRKGDHVVIIARSGSLSVRMPGEALDKGGLQTQIRVRNLNSRRVVKARVTGPGQVEVAM; translated from the coding sequence ATGTACACGAAAACGACAAATTTCCGACGACTGACGCGCCTGCTGACCGGCTCACTGGCCGCCCTGTGCCTGCTGGCACCCGGCATTCGTACGCTGGCGGACTCTTTTACCTTGCCTGAACAGCTTATCGGTGTCACTCAGGGGTTTCTTGAGTTCACCGTAGAGGATTATCTGGCGACGACCCAAACCCCGGGCCGCTACGAAATCCAGGTCAATACCCTGGACCCGCGCCTGCGCATGCCCCAATGCAGCCAGCAATTGGATGCCTCGCTGGAAAGTTCGACGCCGCTCGGGCGGGTCACGGTACGGGTACGCTGCGACAGTGCCGCGCCCTGGACGGTGTTCGTCCCGGCACAGGTCCGCCTGCTGCGCGATGTGGTGGTCATGACGCGCCCCCTGAAGCGCGAAAGCGTGGTGACCGAAGGCGATGTGGCCATGCGCGAGCGCGATGTCGGCAGCCTCGGCCCAGGCTACCTGACCCAGCTCGACCAGGCCGTGGGCATGAAGCTGCTGCGCCCCACTGTGCTCGACCAGGTACTGACGCAACAGCACCTGGAACAGGCCGAGGTGGTTCGCAAGGGCGACCATGTGGTGATCATCGCCCGCAGCGGCAGCCTGAGCGTGCGCATGCCGGGCGAGGCACTGGACAAGGGCGGCCTGCAGACGCAGATCCGCGTGCGCAACCTGAATTCCAGGCGCGTGGTCAAGGCGCGGGTCACAGGCCCCGGCCAGGTCGAGGTGGCCATGTAA
- the flgM gene encoding flagellar biosynthesis anti-sigma factor FlgM has product MVIDFSRLNNSPSVTGGVRGNAAPGNAEKAGEASEAPKRANASGEAVHLSPEAQQLQKISDKLRDQPTVNSARVAELKQAIADGSYKVDADRVASKLLDFEAQR; this is encoded by the coding sequence ATGGTCATCGACTTCAGTCGTCTCAACAACTCTCCGTCCGTCACGGGCGGCGTTCGCGGCAATGCCGCGCCAGGCAACGCCGAAAAAGCCGGCGAAGCCAGTGAAGCGCCAAAGCGCGCCAATGCCAGCGGAGAAGCGGTACACCTGAGCCCAGAGGCCCAGCAATTGCAGAAGATCAGCGACAAGCTGCGCGATCAGCCGACCGTCAACAGCGCCCGCGTGGCCGAGTTGAAGCAGGCCATCGCAGACGGCAGCTACAAGGTCGATGCCGACCGGGTCGCCAGCAAACTGCTTGATTTCGAAGCCCAGCGCTGA
- the flgC gene encoding flagellar basal body rod protein FlgC, with the protein MSLASVFNIAGSGMSAQNTRLNTVASNIANAETVSSSIDQTYRARHPVFATTFQQAQSGAGQSLFEDQGEAGQGVQVKGIIEDQSNLEARYEPNHPAANKDGYVYYPNVNVVEEMADMISASRAFQTNAELMNTAKNMMQKVLTLGQ; encoded by the coding sequence ATGTCCCTTGCCAGTGTCTTCAACATCGCCGGTAGCGGCATGAGCGCGCAGAATACGCGCCTGAACACCGTCGCTTCGAACATCGCCAACGCCGAGACGGTGTCCTCGAGCATCGACCAGACCTACCGCGCTCGCCACCCGGTATTCGCCACCACCTTCCAGCAGGCCCAGAGCGGCGCGGGCCAGTCGCTGTTCGAGGATCAGGGCGAGGCGGGGCAGGGCGTTCAGGTCAAGGGCATCATCGAGGACCAGAGCAACCTCGAGGCCCGCTACGAGCCGAACCACCCGGCGGCGAACAAGGACGGCTACGTCTACTACCCGAACGTCAACGTGGTCGAGGAGATGGCCGACATGATCTCCGCCAGTCGCGCGTTCCAGACCAACGCCGAACTGATGAACACCGCCAAGAACATGATGCAGAAAGTGCTGACCCTGGGTCAGTAA
- a CDS encoding chemotaxis protein CheV, with protein MAGVMDSVNQRTQLVGQNRLELLLFRLNGDQLYGINVFKVREVLQCPDLTLLPRSHPVVRGVANIRGATIPILDLSMATGLPQLKEETRNSFVIITEYNTKTQGFLVHSVERIVNMNWEEIHPPPKGTGRDHYLTAVTRVDNRMVEIIDVEKVLAEVAPSSESVSEGVIDAEVQDKAVMLRVLTVDDSSVARKQVSRCLQTVGVEVVALNDGRQALDYLRKLVDEGKRPEEEFLMMISDIEMPEMDGYTLTAEIRSDPRMQKLHICLHTSLSGVFNQAMVKKVGADDFLAKFRPDDLAQRVVDRIKASH; from the coding sequence ATGGCTGGAGTGATGGATTCGGTCAACCAGCGCACGCAACTGGTGGGGCAGAACCGCCTGGAGCTGCTTTTGTTTCGCCTCAATGGCGATCAGCTCTACGGCATCAATGTGTTCAAGGTGCGGGAGGTGCTGCAGTGCCCGGACCTGACGCTTCTGCCCAGATCCCATCCGGTGGTGCGCGGTGTGGCCAACATTCGGGGGGCGACCATCCCGATCCTTGACCTGTCGATGGCCACTGGCCTTCCGCAGTTGAAGGAAGAAACGCGCAACAGTTTCGTGATCATCACCGAGTACAACACCAAGACCCAGGGCTTCCTGGTGCACTCGGTCGAGCGCATCGTCAACATGAACTGGGAAGAGATCCATCCGCCACCCAAGGGCACCGGGCGCGATCACTACCTGACCGCCGTGACCCGGGTCGACAATCGCATGGTCGAGATCATCGATGTCGAGAAGGTGCTGGCCGAAGTGGCGCCGTCGTCCGAGTCGGTGTCCGAGGGGGTGATCGATGCCGAGGTGCAGGACAAGGCGGTGATGTTGCGGGTGCTGACGGTCGATGATTCGTCGGTGGCGCGCAAGCAGGTGAGCCGTTGCCTGCAGACCGTGGGGGTCGAGGTGGTGGCGCTCAACGACGGTCGCCAGGCCCTGGACTACCTGCGTAAGCTGGTGGACGAGGGCAAGCGTCCGGAGGAAGAGTTCCTCATGATGATCTCGGATATTGAAATGCCGGAAATGGACGGCTATACCCTCACGGCGGAGATCCGCAGCGATCCGCGTATGCAAAAGCTGCACATCTGCCTGCATACTTCGCTGTCCGGGGTATTCAACCAGGCGATGGTCAAGAAGGTCGGTGCTGATGACTTCCTGGCCAAGTTCAGGCCGGACGATCTTGCCCAGCGCGTGGTCGATCGGATCAAGGCGAGTCATTGA